The proteins below come from a single Rosa rugosa chromosome 2, drRosRugo1.1, whole genome shotgun sequence genomic window:
- the LOC133733344 gene encoding uncharacterized protein LOC133733344, which translates to MDQIQHKYITVQGLKLHVADIGTGPNVVVFLHGFPEIWYTWRHQMIALANAGFRAIAPDYRGYGLSDPPPQPDKATFLDLDNDLLAILDALAIPKVFLIGKDFGAWPAYIFAGLHPERTLGVVTMGVPYMPKSSRPQFINHLPEGFYISRWQEPGGRAEADFGRLDAKTVIRNVYILFSRSKIPIAAENQEIMDLVDSSTPLPPWFTEEDLEAYGKLYEKSGFQTALQLPYRAMKDGLGIPDSTIEVPALFIMGKKDYVYEFPGMKDYINSEKLKEFVPDLEIVFLPEGTHFVHEQSPEQVYELILTFLQKHI; encoded by the exons ATGGATCAAATCCAGCACAAGTACATAACCGTACAAGGCCTGAAACTACACGTGGCCGACATCGGAACAG GTCCCAATGTGGTCGTGTTCCTACATGGATTCCCAGAAATATGGTACACGTGGCGCCACCAGATGATCGCTCTGGCCAACGCCGGGTTCCGGGCCATAGCCCCGGACTACCGCGGATACGGACTCTCCGACCCGCCTCCCCAACCCGATAAGGCCACCTTCCTTGACCTTGACAATGACCTCCTTGCTATTCTTGATGCCCTTGCCATTCCTAAG GTTTTCCTCATCGGAAAAGATTTTGGAGCTTGGCCGGCGTACATATTTGCCGGTCTGCATCCAGAAAGGACCTTGGGAGTTGTAACAATGGGAGTGCCATACATGCCAAAGTCAAGTCGTCCCCAATTCATTAACCACCTTCCTGAAGGTTTCTATATTTCAAGATGGCAG GAACCAGGTGGCAGGGCAGAAGCTGATTTTGGACGCCTTGATGCGAAAACAGTTATCCGCAATGTGTACATTCTTTTCTCGAGGAGTAAAATACCAATAGCTGCAGAAAACCAGGAGATCATGGACTTGGTGGACTCGTCTACGCCTCTTCCCCCTTGGTTCACTGAGGAAGATCTTGAAGCATATGGAAAGTTGTACGAGAAATCTGGTTTTCAAACTGCATTGCAACTTCCATATAG GGCAATGAAAGATGGCTTGGGCATACCTGATTCCACTATTGAAGTTCCAGCTCTTTTTATAATGGGAAAAAAGGATTATGTATACGAATTTCCAGGGATGAAAGATTACATAAACAGTGAAAAGCTGAAAGAGTTTGTCCCGGATTTGGAGATTGTATTTCTGCCAGAAGGAACACATTTTGTTCACGAACAATCACCTGAACAAGTTTATGAGCTCATCCTCACCTTCCTCCAAAAGCACATTTGA